The following are from one region of the Amedibacterium intestinale genome:
- a CDS encoding Ppx/GppA phosphatase family protein, which yields MNFGVIDVGANSVRMNVYQYENKGFDILFSKKKTLGIVSYINDGKMSEKGIQILCRCLHDFQLTLSHLHIASLHVFATLPLRNIKNTTVVLQKIFERTGIRVHVLSGEDEGRLSFEGASIYSKLQKGLFLDVGGGSTEIVSFQDCQMHNVYSISSGSLSLFRTYVSEILPNEKQQKEIIEAMLRELREKDPNKEYASETMLAAGGSARACAALLKDLHMIESTKEEIPCEKLQELITYLNREDAIRIILRCEPERIHTFFPGLLILYSTANYYGCKKMQISKYGVREGYVLKKILPNARF from the coding sequence ATGAATTTTGGTGTTATTGATGTAGGGGCAAATAGTGTTCGTATGAATGTGTATCAATATGAAAATAAAGGGTTTGATATTTTGTTTTCCAAGAAGAAAACATTAGGTATCGTATCTTATATTAACGATGGAAAAATGTCAGAAAAGGGGATTCAGATATTATGTCGCTGTCTGCATGACTTTCAGTTAACTTTATCTCATTTGCATATTGCTTCTTTACATGTCTTTGCGACATTGCCTTTACGAAATATTAAGAATACTACTGTGGTATTACAAAAAATATTTGAACGAACAGGTATTCGTGTCCATGTGTTGTCGGGAGAAGACGAGGGACGATTAAGTTTTGAAGGTGCATCTATTTATTCAAAACTGCAAAAAGGACTTTTTTTGGATGTTGGTGGAGGAAGTACAGAAATCGTTTCTTTTCAAGACTGTCAAATGCATAATGTATATAGTATTTCCAGTGGTTCTTTAAGTTTGTTTCGTACATATGTAAGTGAAATTTTACCAAATGAAAAACAACAAAAAGAAATTATAGAAGCTATGCTTAGGGAATTAAGGGAAAAAGATCCAAACAAAGAATACGCATCAGAAACAATGCTGGCAGCTGGAGGAAGTGCACGTGCATGTGCAGCGCTGTTAAAGGATTTGCATATGATTGAAAGTACAAAGGAAGAGATTCCCTGTGAAAAACTGCAGGAATTGATTACTTACTTAAACAGGGAAGATGCGATTCGTATCATTTTACGATGTGAACCGGAACGTATTCATACGTTTTTTCCAGGACTTTTAATTTTATATAGTACAGCGAACTATTATGGATGTAAAAAGATGCAAATTAGTAAATATGGAGTTCGTGAGGGGTATGTATTGAAGAAAATTCTTCCGAATGCTCGCTTTTGA
- a CDS encoding response regulator transcription factor codes for MNKIIIVADDLHQSKGVCYDLIKGGMEPELCSLSEFLSHADNIQSSTFVLDITDQNLQKKETLLPFKKISETCLFFVLSYVSDECAKLEAFSAGADDYIEKPYHPKELTLRIRNQMKRIEKQQDPVSTKDSQVFLNIYIDEKTRTVKINSKPLLLTKKEFELLNFFLKNRNRVLSREYIQESLWKDEYPKQSRIVDVHTHNLRTKLKNNCANATIGSRRGIGYILEKKK; via the coding sequence TGACCTGCATCAGTCAAAAGGGGTTTGTTATGACTTGATAAAAGGAGGAATGGAACCAGAACTATGTTCTCTTTCTGAATTTCTATCCCATGCAGACAACATACAGAGTTCTACTTTTGTATTGGATATAACTGATCAAAATCTACAAAAAAAAGAAACACTTCTCCCCTTTAAAAAAATAAGTGAAACCTGTTTGTTTTTTGTATTATCCTATGTAAGTGATGAATGTGCAAAACTAGAAGCATTTTCTGCCGGTGCAGATGATTATATAGAAAAACCCTACCACCCCAAAGAACTAACCCTTCGTATTCGAAATCAGATGAAACGCATTGAAAAGCAACAAGACCCTGTTAGCACAAAAGACTCCCAAGTATTTCTAAATATTTATATAGATGAAAAAACTCGAACTGTAAAAATCAATTCCAAACCACTCTTACTGACAAAAAAAGAATTTGAACTTTTAAACTTCTTTTTAAAAAACCGAAACAGAGTTTTATCCAGAGAATACATTCAGGAATCCTTATGGAAAGATGAATATCCAAAACAGTCTCGTATTGTAGATGTTCATACACACAATCTTCGCACAAAACTAAAAAACAACTGTGCGAATGCGACAATTGGTTCCAGACGTGGTATTGGCTATATTCTTGAAAAGAAAAAGTAG